A section of the Candidatus Nomurabacteria bacterium genome encodes:
- the rpsJ gene encoding 30S ribosomal protein S10 has product MTAESVKTKSKKSPSSLPEIQKIRVRISAYESKILDASVKQIMDTALRYDAEIQGPIPLPTEIKKYTVNRGAFVHKNAREQFEMRIHKRLIDILNPGPKIIESMSNLTLPSGVNIDLKMM; this is encoded by the coding sequence ATGACGGCCGAGAGCGTAAAAACAAAGAGTAAAAAGAGTCCAAGCTCTCTGCCCGAGATTCAGAAGATTCGGGTAAGGATATCAGCTTATGAATCCAAGATTCTGGACGCAAGTGTAAAGCAGATAATGGATACGGCTTTGCGTTATGATGCTGAGATTCAGGGTCCGATTCCTCTACCAACGGAGATAAAGAAGTACACTGTCAATCGTGGTGCCTTTGTTCACAAGAATGCCCGTGAGCAATTCGAGATGAGGATTCATAAGCGTTTGATTGACATCTTGAATCCGGGACCAAAGATTATTGAGAGCATGAGTAATCTGACTTTGCCTTCTGGTGTGAACATTGATCTGAAAATGATGTAA